The following nucleotide sequence is from Pseudonocardia sp. C8.
CCGCGCTCGAGCGGATGATCCGGGCCCGGGGCGACGACACGCTGGCCACCCGGGTCTACGACGACGTCCGAGGGGTGAACTGGCCGGACGGGTACACGAGCCGGGTGCTCCGTTCCCCGTTCACCGACACCTGGGACAAGGCCGGCACCGGGCGCGTGCCGGTCGAGTGCCTGGTCGAGGCGACCGCGCGGTACCGGGACGGCGTCCGGTGCGACGACCCGGACACCATCGTCGTCACCGCAGGCGAGGCCGTGGGGCTGATCCACCGGCCCGAGTCGGCGGCCACGGTCGTGCAGGTCATGGCCGCCGAGGCCCGTGCCGTGATCGACACCCTGCACGGTGCGCCGGTCTGAACCTGCTCACGCGCTCCGCGCCGGGCACACGCAGAGCTCGTTGCCCTCCGGGTCGAGCAGCACCGTCCAGGTGCGACCGGCCTCGGTGACCTCGCCCTGCACGCGTGCCCCGCGGGCGACCAGCCGGGCCACGGTGTCCTCCGGGTGGTCCACCCGCAGATCCAGGTGCACGTTCCCCGGGACGGCGGCCGCGGCGTCGACGGTCTGGATCACCACCCGCGGGCCGGCGCCGCCGCGCGGCTCCAGGACGTGGTAGCGGTCGCGCCGGTAGGCGACGCGGTAGCCCAGCGCGTCGCACCAGAACTCCACGGCGCGCTCCCCGTCGACGGCGCTGATCGTGATCTCCAGCGAGTCCATCCGCTCCCTCCACCGGCACCGGTCGCCGTCCATGGTGGCCGACGTCGCGCCGGGGTGCTCTCCCCGAGCTGGGGGAACCCGCGGGGGAGATCTTGCCGCCGCACTGGTCAACGCGGGCGTGACCCCGCCATGGTGGACGCCGATTGACGATCCGGACCTGTGCGCCGTTGGAGGTATGTCGGTGACCGAGCTCCCCCCTGATTACTTCGATCTCCCGGTCTCCCGGACCGACCCGGAGATCGCCGAGGTACTGAACGACGAGCTGCTCCGCCAGCAGTCCACCCTCGAGATGATCGCCTCCGAGAACGTCGTCCCGCAGGCCGTGCTGGACTGCCAGGGATCGGTTCTCACGAACAAGTACGCGGAGGGTTACCCCGGCCGGCGCTACTACGGCGGCTGCGAGCACGTCGACGTGGCCGAGGAGCTGGCGATCCGCCGGGCGAAGGAGCTCTTCGGCGCCGAGCACGCCAACCTGCAGCCGCACAGCGGGTCGTCGGCGAACGCCGTCGCGTTCAGCGCGCTGATGGAACCGGGGGACACCTTCCTGGGGCTCAGCCTCGACCACGGCGGGCACCTCACCCACGGCATGCGCATCAACTTCTCCGGCCTGCACTACGACGCCGTCGCGTACGGGACCGAGAAGGAGACCGGCCTGATCGACATGGACGAGGTCGCGCGGCTGGCCGAGGAGCACCGGCCCGCGATGATCCTCGCCGGCTGGTCGGCCTACCCGCGCCGGATCGACTTCGCCCGGTTCCGGGAGATCGCCGACTCGGTCGGCGCCCGGCTCCTCGTCGACATGGCCCACTTCGCGGGCCTGGTGGCCGCCGGCGAGCACCCCAGCCCGGTGCCCTACGCCGACGTCGTCACGACGACGATCCACAAGACGCTCGGCGGCCCCCGCGGCGGCATGATCCTGTGCCGCGACGAGCTGCGTAAGAAGATCGATTCGCGGACGTTCCCCGGGTGGCAGGGCGGCCCGCTCATGCACACCATCGCCGCGAAGGCGGTCGCGCTGCGCATCGCGGCGAGCCCGGCGTTCGCCGAACGCCAGCGGCGCACCCGCCAGGGGGCGGCCGCGGTGGCCGAGGAGATGCTCGGCGGCGGGATCGACCTGCTCACCGGCGGCACCGACGTCCACCTCGTCATGGCCGACCTGCGGGAGGCCGGCCTCGACGGCAAGGAGGCCGAGGACCGGCTGAAGCGGATCGGGATCACGGTGAACCGCAACGCGGTCCCGTTCGATCCGCGGCCGCCCGCCGTCGCGTCCGGCCTGCGGATCGGCACCCCGGCGCTCGCCACCCGGGGACTCCAGGTCGACGACTTCCGCGAGGTGGGCCGCATCATCGCGGCCGCGCTGACGTCCACGGGCGACGAGGACGAGCTCGCCGCCCGCACCCGGGCGATCGCGCAGCGCCACCCGCTCTACCCGCATCTCGGCCGGACCGCGTGAGGCCCGGCCCCGGACCGACACCGTGAGGTGGTGACCGCCGATGACCACCGTCGAACTCGCCGCTGCGGACGCTGGCCCGAGCCCGCACGGGGTGATCTCCCGGACCGAGCACGAGGAGCTGCGGGCCGCCATCCGGCGGCTGTCGAACCGGCTCGGGGAGACCCTCGCCCGGCACAGCGGACCGGAGCTGCTCGCGCTCGTCGAGGAGGTCCGGACCGCGGGCAACGATGGTCCGGAGCCGGTCGACGCCCGGCTCGCCGGCCTCGACCCGGGAACCGCCGTCCAGCTGGCCAGGGCGTTCTCCTGCTACTTCCGGCTGGCGAACGTGGCCGAGCAGGTCCACCGGTGCCGGGAGCTGCGCGCCCGCCGGCCGGACGGGCACGGGCCGCTGCGGCGGCTGGTCGACCAGCTGGTGACCACCGTGCCGGGCGATGAGCTCACGAGCGTGCTCGGCCGGCTGGACCTGCGGCCGGTCTTCACGGCGCACCCCACCGAGGCGTCCCGCCTGTCGGTCCGGGGCACGCTGCGCCGGATCGCCGAGGTGCTCGACGGCGACCGCCCGGAGAGCAGGCTCCCCGGGCTGATCGACCTGCTCTGGCAGACCGACGAGCTGCGCACGGCGGCACCGACGGTGCTCGACGAGGCCCGCGTGGTCAGCCACTACCTGACCCAGCTGGGGGCCTCGACCGTTCCCGAGCTCGTCGCCGAGTTCGAGGACCTCCTGGTCGCGCGGGGCGTCGAGCTGCCGCCGGGATTCCGGCCGATCGCGCTCGGCTGCTGGGTCGGGGGCGACCGCGACGGCAACCCGAACGTCACCGCCGCCACCACCGTCGAGGCCGTCCGGGTCTACGCCGAACGGGCCCTCGAGATCCACTCGGCGCTGATGACGGAACTGCAGCACGAGCTGAGCGTGTCGAGCCGGGTCGTCGGGGTCTCCGAGGAGCTGCGGGCCGGTCTGGCCCACGACCGCAGGGTCCTGCCCGAGGTGTACACCTCGGTCGACGAGGCCGAGCCGTACCGCGTCAAGTGCGCGGTCATCGCGGCGCGGTTGCAGAACACCGCCGAACGGCTCCGGGACCGGACACCGCACGTGCCCGGCCGGGACTACGCCGACGGGGCCGCCTACGTCGCCGACCTCGCCGTGATCGACCGGTCGTTGCGCGGGCACCTCGGTGGCCACATCGCCGACGGCACGCTGGCGCACGTCCTGCGGGTGGCGTCGGTGCTCGGGCTGCATCTCGCCCGGCTCGACGTGCGGGAGCACAGCGCGGTGCACCACGACGCGCTCGCCGAGCTGTACGACCGGGTCGGCACCGGGCGGCGGCCCTACCGCGAGCTCGACGAGCACGAGCGGCAGGAGCTGCTCAGCGCGGAACTCCGTTGCCGCCGCACCCTCGCGCCGCGCACGGGAGGGGTGAACGACCGGGTCGACCGGGTGCTGGCGACGTTCGACGCGATGGCCGAGGTCCAGCGGACCGTCGGCGAGGAGGCCGCGAACACCTACGTCATCTCGATGTGCCGGGCACCGTCCGACGTGCTCGCGGCCGCGGTGCTGGCCCGGGAGGCGGGCCTGCTGACGGTCGACGACGCCGGCAGGGTCCGGTGCACCGTGGACTTCGTGCCGCTGCTGGAGACGATCGACGAGATCGCCGACGCCGGGCCGCTCGTCGGCCGCCTGCTCGACGACGCGTCCTACCGGGAGCTGCTCCGGTCCCGCGGTGACGAGCAGGAGGTCATGCTCGGGTACTCGGACTCGAACAAGGGCGCCGGGATCGTGACCTCCCAGTGGGAGATCCACCGGGCGCAGCGCCAGCTCCGCGACGTGACGGCCGGGCGCGGGATCCGCCTGCGGCTGTTCCACGGCCGCGGCGGGTCCGCGGGCCGCGGCGGCGATCCGGGCGGCCGGGCCCTGCTGGCCAGCCCGTTCGGCGTGGTGGACGGGGCCACGAAGGTCACCGAGCAGGGCGAGGTGATCTCGGACAAGTACACGCTGCCCGATCTCGCCCACGACAACCTCGAGATCATGCTGTCGTCGCTGCTCGAGGCGACGCTGCTGCACCGCACCGCGCGCCAGCCGGCCGAGACCGTCGCCCGCTACGACGAGGTCATGGCACTGGTGGCCGCCGAGGCGCGGCG
It contains:
- the ppc gene encoding phosphoenolpyruvate carboxylase — encoded protein: MTTVELAAADAGPSPHGVISRTEHEELRAAIRRLSNRLGETLARHSGPELLALVEEVRTAGNDGPEPVDARLAGLDPGTAVQLARAFSCYFRLANVAEQVHRCRELRARRPDGHGPLRRLVDQLVTTVPGDELTSVLGRLDLRPVFTAHPTEASRLSVRGTLRRIAEVLDGDRPESRLPGLIDLLWQTDELRTAAPTVLDEARVVSHYLTQLGASTVPELVAEFEDLLVARGVELPPGFRPIALGCWVGGDRDGNPNVTAATTVEAVRVYAERALEIHSALMTELQHELSVSSRVVGVSEELRAGLAHDRRVLPEVYTSVDEAEPYRVKCAVIAARLQNTAERLRDRTPHVPGRDYADGAAYVADLAVIDRSLRGHLGGHIADGTLAHVLRVASVLGLHLARLDVREHSAVHHDALAELYDRVGTGRRPYRELDEHERQELLSAELRCRRTLAPRTGGVNDRVDRVLATFDAMAEVQRTVGEEAANTYVISMCRAPSDVLAAAVLAREAGLLTVDDAGRVRCTVDFVPLLETIDEIADAGPLVGRLLDDASYRELLRSRGDEQEVMLGYSDSNKGAGIVTSQWEIHRAQRQLRDVTAGRGIRLRLFHGRGGSAGRGGDPGGRALLASPFGVVDGATKVTEQGEVISDKYTLPDLAHDNLEIMLSSLLEATLLHRTARQPAETVARYDEVMALVAAEARRAYEQLLALPGLAEFFVQATPVDELSALNLGSRPSTRPGGRRRGIADLRAIPWVFGWTQSRMIVPGWYGLGTGLAAARDAGHGEVLGEMTGWAFLSNLLDNVEMALAKTDLRIARHYVDALADPEHLPVFDRIVDEHARTVEEVMRLTGSDRLLARHPVLAQTLQVRNNYLEPLHHLQISLLRQRRCAEDPGPDLRRALAITVNGISAGLRNTG
- the glyA gene encoding serine hydroxymethyltransferase; the encoded protein is MTELPPDYFDLPVSRTDPEIAEVLNDELLRQQSTLEMIASENVVPQAVLDCQGSVLTNKYAEGYPGRRYYGGCEHVDVAEELAIRRAKELFGAEHANLQPHSGSSANAVAFSALMEPGDTFLGLSLDHGGHLTHGMRINFSGLHYDAVAYGTEKETGLIDMDEVARLAEEHRPAMILAGWSAYPRRIDFARFREIADSVGARLLVDMAHFAGLVAAGEHPSPVPYADVVTTTIHKTLGGPRGGMILCRDELRKKIDSRTFPGWQGGPLMHTIAAKAVALRIAASPAFAERQRRTRQGAAAVAEEMLGGGIDLLTGGTDVHLVMADLREAGLDGKEAEDRLKRIGITVNRNAVPFDPRPPAVASGLRIGTPALATRGLQVDDFREVGRIIAAALTSTGDEDELAARTRAIAQRHPLYPHLGRTA
- a CDS encoding VOC family protein, which codes for MDSLEITISAVDGERAVEFWCDALGYRVAYRRDRYHVLEPRGGAGPRVVIQTVDAAAAVPGNVHLDLRVDHPEDTVARLVARGARVQGEVTEAGRTWTVLLDPEGNELCVCPARSA